The proteins below come from a single Rhizobium tropici CIAT 899 genomic window:
- a CDS encoding LysR substrate-binding domain-containing protein, translated as MRNLNNVHLNGLRAVEAVGRLGSLQAAADELGVTVGAVSQQVIKAEAQLGRPLFERTPKGMMAMASGLAIMTRLNEGFQALTAAVALAQHEDENILTISVAPVFAARWLVYRLDRFASRHPDIRLRIDATTRLINPATSDVDIGIRVGSGQWPGVKSELLLAQEVFPVVTPQIAATLREPADLLKVPAVIDGHAMFGWEVWLRKAGLSGHCMEERHIFNDASLCLDAAIAGQGVMLAWQTLAGYALQQKCLVDPFGIRVKTGFGHYFVTAPGVREPKKVTAFKAWIREEMEESMRLFR; from the coding sequence ATGAGAAACCTAAACAACGTTCATCTGAATGGCTTGCGCGCCGTTGAAGCTGTTGGCCGGCTGGGCTCGCTGCAGGCGGCCGCCGACGAACTCGGTGTAACGGTCGGTGCGGTCAGTCAGCAGGTCATCAAGGCGGAGGCCCAGCTCGGACGACCACTGTTCGAGCGAACTCCAAAAGGCATGATGGCCATGGCGTCGGGGCTGGCGATAATGACGAGGCTTAACGAGGGCTTCCAAGCGCTTACGGCCGCAGTCGCGCTTGCGCAGCACGAGGATGAGAATATCCTTACGATTTCGGTCGCGCCGGTCTTTGCGGCCCGCTGGCTGGTCTATCGGCTGGACCGCTTCGCCAGCCGCCACCCGGATATCCGTCTACGCATCGATGCCACCACGCGCCTGATCAATCCCGCGACATCGGATGTCGATATCGGCATCCGGGTCGGCAGCGGGCAATGGCCCGGCGTCAAGTCCGAGCTGCTACTAGCTCAGGAGGTGTTCCCGGTCGTCACGCCGCAGATCGCCGCCACGCTCCGGGAGCCCGCCGATCTCTTGAAAGTCCCCGCCGTCATCGACGGACACGCGATGTTCGGCTGGGAGGTGTGGCTGCGCAAGGCGGGACTATCGGGCCATTGCATGGAAGAGCGGCACATCTTCAATGATGCATCGCTCTGTCTGGATGCCGCCATAGCAGGGCAGGGGGTAATGCTCGCCTGGCAGACGCTGGCTGGCTATGCTCTGCAGCAGAAATGCCTCGTCGATCCCTTCGGCATCCGCGTAAAGACGGGCTTCGGCCATTATTTCGTCACCGCCCCCGGCGTGCGGGAGCCGAAGAAGGTGACCGCCTTTAAGGCCTGGATTCGCGAGGAGATGGAAGAGAGCATGCGTCTCTTCCGATAG
- a CDS encoding glutathione S-transferase family protein — translation MLTIYGVYRSRASRNYWMAHELGIEFKSVPVIQAGRLPNPLAADAPINTMSPEFLAVNPMGMIPCIKDGDLMMHESLAINLYLARKYGGPLAGKTVEEEGLLGMWTMWAATEVEPYSVALVRIYDNAQENSEAGKAGIAVACRSLKKPLDVLEKHLQSQDYLVGNRFTAADLNLAEVMRYAQTEQELFDARPKMKAWIERCQARDAYKAMQATRGHEPV, via the coding sequence ATGCTGACGATCTACGGTGTCTATCGCTCGCGCGCTTCGCGCAACTATTGGATGGCTCACGAGCTCGGCATCGAGTTCAAATCCGTGCCGGTCATCCAGGCCGGACGGCTGCCCAACCCGCTTGCCGCCGACGCGCCGATCAATACGATGTCGCCGGAGTTTCTGGCGGTCAATCCGATGGGTATGATCCCCTGCATCAAGGACGGCGATCTCATGATGCATGAGTCGCTTGCCATCAATCTCTACCTCGCGCGCAAATATGGCGGCCCGCTCGCCGGCAAGACGGTCGAGGAAGAAGGGCTGCTGGGGATGTGGACGATGTGGGCGGCAACCGAAGTGGAGCCCTACAGTGTCGCGCTCGTGCGCATCTATGACAATGCCCAGGAAAACAGCGAGGCCGGCAAGGCCGGGATCGCCGTTGCCTGCCGCTCGCTGAAGAAGCCGCTCGACGTGCTGGAAAAGCATCTGCAAAGTCAGGATTATCTCGTCGGCAATCGCTTCACAGCCGCTGACTTGAACCTCGCGGAAGTGATGCGCTATGCCCAGACAGAACAGGAATTGTTCGACGCGCGTCCGAAGATGAAGGCCTGGATCGAGCGCTGCCAGGCACGTGATGCCTACAAGGCCATGCAGGCGACCCGCGGTCACGAGCCGGTCTGA
- a CDS encoding indolepyruvate ferredoxin oxidoreductase family protein — translation MLATSVSLDDKYTAEEGRVFMTGLQTLVRLPMTQMRRDRAAGLNTAAFISGYRGSPLGGYDQQLLKAKTYLDAHDVTFQPGINEDLAATAVWGSQQVGLSPGARKDGVLGIWYGKGPGVDRSGDVLKHGNAAGTSKYGGVLCIAGDDHSAKSSTMPHQTDHDFMSAVIPVIYPSSIHEFLEYGLLGIAMSRYSGCWVGMKFIADTIETTAAVDLSGERRQFVLPTDFEMPPGGLNLRWPDPPLVQDDRLQTYKAYAAIAFARANRVDEITHNVPNARLGIISSGKAYEDVLQALRELEIGPQEMAAIGLRILKVRMPWPLEPEAVRHFSEGLDEVLVVEERREIIENQIKQQLFNWRADVRPRIIGKFDEHDKPYLSLSAALTVGAVARAIAGRIVKLDLDQGLHDRIAAKLAYLAERGQISRSHVAPLNRTPFFCSGCPHNTSTRVPEGSRAIAGIGCHYMVTWMDRNTETFTQMGGEGVPWTAIARYTDEKHMFVNLGDGTYFHSGILAIRQSVASKVNVTYKLLYNDAVAMTGGQPIDGYLTPQLVTKQLHDEGVKPIYLLSDNPDAYRASELAPGVKVLHRDHIDQVMLTLRETEGCSAIVYVQTCAAEKRRRRSRGLMEDPAKRVFINPAVCEGCGDCSVQSNCISVEPLETEFGRKRQINQSSCNKDFSCVKGFCPSFVTVHGGKRRKRKALDHAEVDVPMPEIPVIGDRPWNIAIAGVGGTGILTIGAILGMAAHLDGKVPMILDMAGLAQKGGAVMSHLRIGHNQADVTSSRIVNGGADLLFAADEVVGASKDAITLCSPTRTTAIVNTGLMPVADFVRNRDFDFKTGSIQHTIGKTVSDKSVFLDFGHVATEVTGDAMSTNILLTGFAWQRGLLPLSLEAIEKAIELNGVAVKASLSAFQWGRLLAHDPQAVHAMMAEPQTGKTLAEMSLDELIKHRKAHLTAYQNAALAERYAAFVAHANALAARERLSDKVPFAVAVTYARVLAYKDEYEVARLLTDPALDAHLREEMEGDFKLALNLAPPILGGKDPNGRPKKREFGAWILPLLRVLAPMKRLRGTPFDPFGYMAERRLERRLIADYEGVAERVLAGLHHDNEVEALAILSLFDEIRGFGPVKEEAARKIMVRIADKLKAYEAPVEKLGKQPMPADAA, via the coding sequence ATGCTTGCGACCAGTGTATCGCTAGACGACAAATACACAGCAGAGGAAGGCCGCGTTTTCATGACCGGCCTGCAGACGCTGGTGCGGCTGCCCATGACGCAGATGCGCCGCGACCGCGCCGCCGGCCTCAATACGGCGGCCTTCATTTCAGGTTATCGCGGTTCGCCGCTCGGCGGTTACGACCAGCAGCTTCTGAAAGCCAAAACCTACCTTGACGCCCATGACGTCACCTTCCAGCCCGGGATCAACGAGGATCTGGCTGCGACGGCCGTATGGGGCTCGCAGCAGGTCGGCCTTTCCCCCGGTGCCCGCAAGGACGGCGTGCTCGGTATCTGGTATGGCAAGGGCCCGGGCGTCGACCGCTCCGGCGATGTGCTGAAGCACGGCAATGCGGCTGGCACCTCCAAATATGGCGGCGTCCTCTGTATTGCCGGCGACGATCATTCCGCCAAATCCTCCACCATGCCGCATCAGACCGACCATGATTTCATGTCTGCAGTCATCCCGGTCATCTATCCCTCATCCATCCACGAATTCCTCGAATACGGCCTCCTCGGCATCGCCATGTCGCGCTATTCCGGCTGCTGGGTCGGCATGAAGTTCATCGCCGACACCATCGAGACGACGGCGGCTGTCGATCTCTCGGGCGAGAGGCGGCAATTCGTCCTGCCGACCGATTTCGAAATGCCGCCCGGTGGCCTCAATCTGCGCTGGCCCGATCCACCCTTGGTCCAGGACGATCGTCTGCAGACCTACAAGGCCTATGCGGCCATCGCCTTTGCCCGTGCCAATCGCGTCGACGAAATCACGCACAATGTACCGAACGCCCGCCTCGGCATCATCTCGTCCGGCAAGGCCTATGAGGATGTGCTGCAGGCACTGCGCGAGCTGGAGATCGGCCCACAGGAAATGGCCGCGATCGGCCTGCGTATCCTGAAGGTGCGCATGCCCTGGCCGCTGGAGCCCGAGGCTGTCAGGCATTTCTCCGAAGGGCTGGACGAGGTTCTCGTCGTCGAGGAGCGACGCGAGATCATCGAGAACCAGATCAAGCAGCAGCTCTTCAACTGGCGCGCCGATGTCCGTCCGCGAATCATCGGCAAGTTCGACGAACACGATAAGCCCTATCTCAGCCTCTCGGCGGCATTGACTGTCGGCGCCGTCGCCAGAGCGATTGCGGGGCGTATCGTCAAGCTCGATCTCGATCAGGGCCTGCATGACCGCATCGCCGCCAAGCTTGCCTATCTCGCCGAGCGCGGCCAGATCAGCCGCAGCCATGTGGCGCCGCTGAACCGCACACCCTTCTTCTGCTCCGGCTGTCCGCACAATACGTCCACCCGCGTTCCCGAAGGCAGTCGCGCCATTGCCGGCATCGGCTGCCACTACATGGTCACCTGGATGGACCGCAACACCGAGACTTTCACCCAGATGGGCGGCGAAGGCGTGCCATGGACGGCGATCGCCCGGTATACCGACGAAAAGCATATGTTCGTCAATCTCGGTGACGGCACCTATTTTCACTCCGGCATTCTCGCCATCCGCCAGTCCGTCGCCTCCAAGGTCAACGTCACCTACAAGCTGCTTTACAACGATGCCGTCGCCATGACCGGCGGCCAGCCGATCGACGGCTACCTGACGCCACAACTGGTCACGAAGCAGCTGCATGACGAAGGCGTCAAGCCGATCTACCTGCTATCTGATAATCCCGATGCCTATCGCGCCTCAGAGCTCGCGCCCGGTGTCAAGGTGCTGCACCGCGACCATATCGATCAGGTGATGTTGACGCTGCGCGAAACCGAAGGTTGTTCGGCGATCGTCTACGTTCAGACGTGCGCCGCGGAGAAGCGCCGTCGCCGCAGCCGCGGGCTGATGGAAGACCCGGCCAAGCGTGTCTTCATCAACCCGGCCGTCTGCGAGGGCTGCGGCGATTGCTCGGTGCAGTCCAACTGCATCTCGGTCGAGCCGCTGGAAACGGAGTTCGGTCGCAAGCGCCAGATCAATCAGTCGAGCTGCAACAAGGATTTCTCCTGCGTCAAAGGCTTCTGCCCCTCCTTCGTGACGGTTCATGGCGGCAAGCGCCGCAAGCGCAAAGCGCTTGACCATGCCGAAGTCGATGTGCCGATGCCCGAAATCCCCGTCATCGGCGATCGGCCCTGGAATATCGCGATTGCCGGCGTCGGCGGCACCGGCATCCTGACCATCGGCGCGATCCTCGGCATGGCCGCGCATCTGGATGGCAAGGTGCCGATGATCCTCGACATGGCAGGCCTTGCCCAGAAGGGCGGCGCGGTTATGAGCCACCTGCGCATCGGCCACAATCAGGCCGACGTCACCTCCTCGCGTATCGTCAATGGCGGCGCGGATCTGCTGTTCGCAGCGGACGAGGTGGTGGGTGCCTCCAAGGATGCGATCACGCTCTGCTCGCCGACGCGCACCACGGCCATCGTCAACACCGGGCTGATGCCGGTCGCCGATTTCGTGCGCAACCGCGATTTCGATTTCAAGACCGGTTCGATCCAGCATACGATCGGCAAGACCGTCAGCGACAAGTCCGTCTTCCTCGACTTCGGCCACGTCGCGACGGAGGTGACCGGCGATGCCATGTCGACCAATATCCTGCTGACCGGCTTTGCCTGGCAGCGCGGCCTTCTGCCTCTCTCCTTGGAAGCGATCGAAAAGGCGATTGAGCTCAACGGTGTCGCCGTCAAGGCGAGCCTTTCCGCCTTCCAGTGGGGGCGGCTTCTGGCGCATGACCCGCAGGCCGTACATGCCATGATGGCGGAACCCCAAACTGGCAAGACGCTGGCGGAGATGAGCCTCGATGAACTCATCAAGCACCGCAAGGCGCATCTGACCGCCTATCAGAATGCGGCGCTTGCGGAACGCTATGCCGCCTTTGTGGCCCATGCCAATGCTCTCGCTGCAAGAGAGCGGCTTTCGGATAAGGTGCCTTTTGCCGTTGCCGTCACCTATGCACGCGTTCTCGCCTACAAGGATGAATACGAAGTCGCGCGTCTTCTGACCGACCCCGCCTTGGATGCGCATCTGCGCGAGGAGATGGAAGGCGACTTCAAGCTGGCCCTCAATCTCGCGCCGCCCATCCTTGGCGGCAAGGATCCGAACGGCCGGCCGAAGAAGCGCGAGTTCGGCGCGTGGATCCTGCCATTGCTCCGCGTCCTTGCGCCGATGAAGCGCCTGCGCGGCACGCCCTTCGACCCCTTCGGCTATATGGCGGAACGCCGGCTGGAGCGTCGCCTGATCGCTGATTATGAAGGGGTTGCCGAGCGGGTACTTGCCGGGCTGCACCATGACAACGAGGTCGAGGCCCTTGCCATCCTCTCGCTGTTTGATGAGATAAGAGGCTTCGGACCGGTCAAGGAGGAGGCCGCCCGCAAGATCATGGTGAGAATTGCTGACAAGCTGAAGGCCTATGAGGCGCCTGTGGAGAAGCTGGGCAAACAGCCCATGCCTGCCGACGCCGCATGA
- a CDS encoding isovaleryl-CoA dehydrogenase: MFAGGLNFALGEDIDALREQVRRFAANRIAPFADEIDRNNNFPMHLWREMGDLGLLGITVDEAYGGAGLGYLAHTVAMEEISRASASVGLSYGAHSNLCVNQIYRNGTTAQKERYLPKLISGEHVGALAMSEPGAGSDVVSMKLQAEKRGHRYVLNGSKMWITNGPDADVLVVYAKTSPDAGPRGITAFLVEKGFPGFSVGQKLDKLGMRGSNTSELIFLDCEVPEENVLGQVDGGVRVLMSGLDYERVVLSGGPVGIMAACMDVVLPYMHERKQFGQSIGEFQLMQGKLADMYVTMNAARAYVYAVAAACDRGETTRKDAAGCILYSAEKATALALECIQALGGNGYTNDYPAGRLLRDAKLYEIGAGTSEIRRMLIGRELFGETA, from the coding sequence ATGTTTGCAGGGGGATTGAACTTCGCGCTGGGAGAGGACATCGACGCATTGCGCGAGCAGGTGCGCCGTTTCGCTGCCAACCGTATCGCACCGTTTGCCGACGAAATCGATCGCAACAACAATTTTCCGATGCATCTGTGGCGGGAAATGGGTGACCTTGGCCTGCTGGGGATTACCGTCGATGAGGCCTATGGCGGGGCTGGCCTCGGCTATCTCGCCCATACGGTGGCGATGGAGGAAATCAGCCGCGCTTCCGCCTCCGTCGGCCTAAGCTATGGCGCCCATTCCAATCTCTGCGTCAACCAGATCTACCGCAACGGCACGACCGCGCAGAAGGAGCGCTATCTGCCGAAGCTGATTTCGGGCGAGCATGTGGGGGCTCTCGCCATGTCGGAACCGGGCGCGGGCTCCGATGTCGTCTCCATGAAGCTGCAAGCGGAGAAACGCGGCCACCGCTATGTGCTGAACGGCAGCAAGATGTGGATCACCAACGGTCCGGATGCCGATGTTCTCGTCGTCTACGCCAAGACGTCTCCGGATGCCGGCCCGCGCGGGATCACCGCCTTCCTCGTCGAGAAAGGCTTCCCCGGCTTCTCCGTCGGCCAGAAGCTCGACAAGCTCGGCATGCGCGGCTCGAACACTTCGGAGCTGATCTTCCTCGATTGCGAGGTGCCGGAGGAGAATGTTCTTGGTCAGGTGGATGGCGGGGTGCGGGTGCTGATGTCGGGTCTCGATTACGAGCGCGTCGTCCTCTCCGGCGGCCCCGTCGGCATCATGGCGGCCTGCATGGACGTAGTGCTGCCCTACATGCATGAGCGCAAGCAGTTCGGCCAGTCGATCGGCGAGTTCCAGCTGATGCAGGGCAAGCTTGCCGACATGTACGTCACCATGAATGCCGCGCGTGCCTATGTCTATGCGGTGGCGGCCGCCTGCGATCGCGGCGAGACGACGCGCAAGGATGCAGCCGGCTGCATCCTCTATTCCGCCGAGAAGGCGACGGCGCTGGCGCTCGAATGCATCCAGGCGCTCGGCGGCAATGGCTATACCAATGACTATCCCGCCGGACGGCTGCTGCGCGACGCCAAGCTCTACGAGATCGGTGCCGGCACATCTGAAATCCGGCGCATGCTGATCGGCCGCGAGCTGTTCGGCGAAACGGCCTGA
- a CDS encoding carboxyl transferase domain-containing protein, producing MTVLKSEISTHSDRFRENRAAMLEAIGIAEAAASQAAEGGGAQARERHVSRGKMLPRDRVAGLIDPSTPFLEIGMTAAHGLYSGDAPGAGLIAGIGRVSGRDCMIVCNDATVKGGTYYPITVKKHLRAQEIAAENNLPCIYLVDSGGANLPNQDEVFPDRDHFGRIFYNQANMSAAGIPQIAVVMGSCTAGGAYVPAMSDETIIVEKQGTIFLAGPPLVKAATGEVVSAEDLGGGDVHTRLSGVADHLARDDAHALALARQAVANLNRRKPESVELRTPEAPLYDPQEILGIVPSDLRTPYDVREVIARMVDGSRLDEFKARYGTTLVCGFAHIHGIPVGIIANNGVLFSESALKGAHFVELCSQRKIPLVFLQNITGFMVGRKYETEGIAKNGAKLVTAVATTKVPKITMLIGGSFGAGNYGMAGRAYSPRFLWTWPNSRISVMGGEQAAGVLATVRGEALARAGKPWTPEEEAAFKAPTLKMFETQSHPLYASARLWDDGIIDPRKSRDVLALSLSAALNAPIEDTRFGLFRM from the coding sequence ATGACCGTCCTGAAATCAGAGATATCGACGCATTCGGATCGCTTCCGGGAAAATCGCGCCGCCATGTTGGAGGCGATCGGCATTGCCGAGGCTGCGGCGTCGCAGGCGGCGGAAGGCGGCGGCGCGCAGGCGCGCGAGCGCCATGTCAGCCGCGGCAAGATGCTGCCGCGCGATCGCGTTGCCGGCTTGATCGATCCCTCCACGCCGTTTCTGGAAATCGGCATGACTGCCGCGCACGGTCTCTACAGCGGCGACGCGCCGGGTGCCGGCCTGATCGCCGGCATCGGCCGGGTTTCCGGCCGCGATTGCATGATCGTCTGCAACGATGCCACGGTCAAAGGCGGCACTTACTATCCGATCACGGTGAAGAAGCATCTCCGCGCGCAGGAAATCGCCGCCGAAAACAATCTCCCCTGCATCTATCTCGTCGATTCCGGCGGCGCCAACCTGCCGAACCAGGACGAGGTGTTTCCGGACCGCGATCACTTCGGCCGCATCTTCTACAATCAGGCCAATATGTCGGCCGCCGGCATTCCGCAGATCGCCGTCGTCATGGGCTCCTGCACCGCCGGCGGGGCCTATGTGCCGGCCATGTCGGACGAGACCATCATCGTCGAGAAGCAGGGGACGATCTTTCTCGCCGGTCCGCCGCTGGTCAAGGCGGCGACGGGGGAGGTGGTCTCGGCCGAAGACCTCGGCGGCGGCGATGTTCACACGCGCCTCTCCGGTGTTGCCGATCATCTGGCGCGCGACGATGCTCATGCACTTGCGCTTGCCCGCCAGGCGGTCGCCAATCTCAATCGCCGCAAGCCCGAGAGCGTCGAGCTTCGTACGCCCGAGGCACCGCTCTACGATCCCCAGGAAATTCTCGGCATCGTCCCCTCGGATCTGCGCACGCCCTATGATGTGCGTGAGGTCATCGCCCGCATGGTGGACGGCTCCCGCCTCGATGAGTTCAAGGCGCGCTACGGCACGACGCTGGTCTGCGGCTTTGCCCATATACACGGCATTCCAGTCGGCATCATCGCCAACAACGGTGTTCTTTTCTCGGAATCGGCGTTGAAGGGCGCGCATTTCGTCGAGCTCTGCTCGCAGCGCAAGATCCCGCTCGTCTTCCTGCAGAATATCACCGGCTTCATGGTCGGCCGCAAATATGAGACCGAGGGGATCGCCAAGAACGGCGCCAAGCTGGTGACGGCTGTGGCCACGACCAAGGTCCCGAAGATCACCATGCTGATCGGCGGCTCCTTCGGCGCCGGCAATTACGGCATGGCCGGCCGCGCCTATTCGCCGCGTTTCCTCTGGACCTGGCCCAACAGCCGCATATCGGTCATGGGCGGAGAGCAGGCGGCGGGCGTGCTCGCCACCGTGCGCGGCGAGGCGCTGGCGCGTGCCGGCAAGCCTTGGACGCCGGAAGAAGAGGCCGCCTTCAAGGCGCCGACGCTCAAGATGTTCGAAACCCAGAGCCACCCGCTCTACGCCTCGGCCCGCCTTTGGGACGATGGCATCATCGATCCGCGCAAGAGCCGCGACGTGCTGGCTCTGTCGCTTTCAGCAGCACTCAACGCACCGATCGAAGATACACGCTTCGGTCTGTTCAGGATGTGA
- a CDS encoding RidA family protein, whose product MKRDAINAKNAPQPRGGYAQAVKLENFERLLFISGQIPTDVDDALPEGFKAQARQVWHNIDAQLKAAGMTKEDIVKVTTFLADRHHTMENREIRSEYLGSLAPAMTVVIAGIFDTAWLLEVEVIAAQ is encoded by the coding sequence ATGAAACGCGATGCCATCAATGCCAAGAATGCGCCGCAGCCCCGCGGCGGCTATGCCCAGGCCGTGAAGCTCGAGAATTTCGAGCGACTACTTTTTATCAGCGGACAGATACCGACCGATGTCGATGATGCCTTGCCGGAGGGATTTAAGGCGCAGGCCCGTCAAGTCTGGCACAACATCGACGCCCAGCTGAAGGCGGCCGGCATGACGAAAGAAGATATCGTCAAGGTCACCACCTTTCTGGCGGATCGACATCACACCATGGAGAACCGCGAGATCCGCAGCGAATATCTCGGCTCGCTCGCGCCGGCCATGACTGTGGTGATCGCTGGTATTTTCGATACGGCCTGGCTGCTCGAAGTCGAAGTCATTGCCGCGCAATAG
- a CDS encoding acetyl/propionyl/methylcrotonyl-CoA carboxylase subunit alpha, giving the protein MFSKILIANRGEIACRVIRTARRLGIRTVAVYSDADRDALHVALADEAVHIGPAAANESYLSKEKIIAAAQRTQAEAIHPGYGFLSENADFAEAVEAAGLVFIGPSPASIRAMGLKDAAKALMERACVPVVPGYHGDGQEAGFLADQTAAIGFPVLIKARAGGGGKGMRRVDRPEDFEASLEAAKREAKSAFGDDAVLIEKYLTKPRHIEIQVFGDSHGNAVHLFERDCSLQRRHQKVIEEAPAPGMTEEMRNAMGEAAVRAARAIDYRGAGTVEFIADVSDGLSPDRFFFMEMNTRLQVEHPVTEAIAGVDLVEWQLRVANGEPLPKTQDELTINGWAFEARIYAEDPSRGFLPATGTLSRLRFPESDVRIDAGVREGDTITPHYDPLIAKLTVHAPDRAAALAKLTRGLEKMQVAGTTANLDFLIRLSRQSDFAAGHPDTGLIDRDVEALTSARQPDDAALAIAAIVEAGGFAEAAGNDPWLSLGPWQLWGEASRPVTLHFAGGHQICRVAAKGRSLFSVAFDDRIILVRLLAGEGFARHVEIDGRQSQLDVFETSSGVTLFLDGQTHLFHRLDLLDGGEEEASGGDRVIAPMPGLVKIVRVREGDPVAKGQALIVMEAMKMELTLTAARDGIVESLHVGEGDQTSESAVLLSLRPEDAA; this is encoded by the coding sequence ATGTTTTCGAAGATACTGATCGCCAATCGCGGCGAAATCGCCTGCCGCGTCATCCGCACGGCGAGGCGTCTCGGCATCCGCACGGTCGCCGTCTATTCCGACGCCGATCGGGATGCGCTGCACGTGGCGCTAGCCGACGAGGCCGTCCATATCGGCCCGGCGGCGGCGAACGAAAGTTATCTTTCGAAAGAGAAGATCATTGCGGCGGCTCAACGCACCCAAGCGGAGGCCATTCATCCAGGCTACGGCTTTCTCTCGGAAAATGCCGATTTCGCCGAGGCGGTCGAGGCTGCCGGTCTCGTCTTCATCGGCCCATCGCCGGCCTCGATCCGGGCCATGGGCCTTAAGGATGCGGCCAAGGCGCTGATGGAGCGGGCGTGCGTGCCTGTCGTGCCCGGCTATCATGGCGATGGTCAGGAGGCCGGCTTCCTTGCCGATCAGACGGCCGCAATCGGCTTTCCCGTTCTCATCAAGGCGCGGGCAGGCGGCGGCGGCAAGGGCATGCGCCGCGTCGACCGTCCGGAGGATTTCGAGGCTTCGCTGGAGGCGGCGAAGCGCGAGGCGAAATCCGCTTTCGGCGACGATGCCGTGCTGATCGAGAAATATCTGACCAAACCGCGCCACATCGAGATCCAGGTCTTCGGCGACAGTCATGGCAATGCCGTGCATCTTTTCGAGCGTGATTGCTCGCTGCAGCGCCGGCACCAGAAGGTGATCGAGGAGGCACCGGCCCCCGGCATGACAGAGGAGATGCGCAACGCCATGGGCGAAGCGGCCGTTCGCGCCGCCCGCGCCATCGATTATCGCGGCGCCGGCACGGTCGAATTCATCGCCGATGTCTCCGATGGGCTGTCGCCGGATCGCTTCTTCTTCATGGAAATGAATACACGCCTGCAGGTCGAACACCCCGTCACCGAAGCGATCGCCGGCGTCGATCTGGTGGAGTGGCAGTTGCGGGTCGCTAACGGCGAGCCTTTGCCAAAAACGCAGGATGAACTCACCATAAACGGCTGGGCTTTCGAAGCGCGCATCTACGCCGAAGACCCTTCACGCGGCTTCCTGCCGGCAACCGGCACGCTCTCGCGCTTACGCTTTCCCGAAAGCGATGTCCGCATCGATGCAGGCGTTCGCGAGGGCGATACCATCACCCCGCATTACGATCCGCTGATCGCCAAGCTGACGGTGCATGCGCCGGATCGGGCAGCCGCCCTGGCGAAGCTCACGCGAGGCCTGGAGAAGATGCAGGTCGCCGGGACCACGGCGAACCTCGATTTCCTCATTCGCCTCAGCCGTCAGTCGGATTTCGCCGCCGGCCATCCGGACACCGGATTGATCGATCGTGACGTCGAGGCGCTGACCTCGGCGCGGCAGCCCGACGATGCGGCTCTTGCGATAGCTGCTATTGTCGAGGCGGGTGGGTTCGCAGAAGCCGCTGGCAATGACCCGTGGCTGTCGCTCGGCCCTTGGCAGCTCTGGGGAGAGGCGAGCCGTCCCGTCACGCTGCATTTTGCTGGTGGTCATCAGATTTGCCGCGTGGCTGCAAAGGGTCGGTCGCTGTTCAGCGTCGCCTTTGACGATCGCATCATTCTCGTTCGCTTGCTCGCAGGTGAGGGCTTTGCCCGCCACGTCGAGATCGACGGCCGTCAATCTCAACTGGATGTCTTCGAGACATCGTCCGGTGTGACTTTGTTCCTTGATGGGCAGACGCATCTTTTCCATCGCCTCGATCTTCTCGACGGAGGAGAGGAGGAGGCCAGCGGCGGCGATCGCGTGATCGCGCCGATGCCAGGCCTCGTCAAGATCGTCCGCGTGCGCGAGGGAGATCCGGTGGCAAAGGGACAGGCGCTGATCGTCATGGAAGCCATGAAGATGGAACTGACGCTGACGGCGGCTCGCGATGGCATCGTCGAAAGCCTGCATGTCGGCGAGGGGGATCAGACCAGCGAAAGCGCCGTGCTTCTGTCGCTTCGACCGGAGGATGCGGCATGA